In Mangifera indica cultivar Alphonso chromosome 7, CATAS_Mindica_2.1, whole genome shotgun sequence, the genomic window ATCCCCAACCATTTCTTTCAAGAAATGAATGATCTCAAAGTTTTAGACTTGGGAAAAAACCTGATCACATCCTTGCCTGATTCACTATCATTTCTCATAAATCTTAGGACATTAGAGATTACTAATTGCAAGTTAGGTGACCTCTCAATAATTGGAAAGCTAACAAAATTGGAGATCCTAAACCTTTCTGATTCTTCTATTGAAGAGATCCCTATTTCGTTCAGCCAATTAAGTAAGCTCAGGTTGTTAGATGTGAATAATTGTCAGGATTTAAAACTAATAACCCCTGGTGTTATACAGTCTCTTCAAAAGTTAGAGGAGTTGTACATTAATAGATTTCAAAATTGGAAATCTGAAAGTGAAAATTTGAGATGCAATGCCAGTCTTGTTGAGTTACAACCCTTATCTCGATTGACTACTTTGcaactttttatttcaaatcTTGATCTCTTGCCAAAGTTCTTGTCATTTCAAAACCTACCCAACTTTATTTTAAGAATAGGTGGTGATTCGAGAGATTACTATTCTTTGAATTGGAGCGGATACTCAAGAAATATGAGGCTTCGACAAATCAACATTTCAACGATACATGGATGGGTTAAAAGCTTGCTCAAAACAACTGAGCATCTAAGACTTGAAAGAATTGATAATTTAGAGAGTATTATTAGCCATAACCAAATTGAAGAAGGGTTCAATGAGTTGAAGAGTCTTTTTATCTATTCATGTAAAAAGATAAAGTGTCTCCTAAATACATTGGAATTGACACCAAATTCAACTTTCCACAATTTAGAGAAATTGCGCTTGAATGATAATCCCAACTTGGTTGAAGTGTGCAATGGAGATCTTCCAGCCCAAGCATTTTGTAAACTAAAAGTTTTAGAAGTGAGAGCGTGTCATAAGATGTTAAATGTTGTACCTAGTCAGTTGTTATGGAAGTTTCAACATCTTCAAACTTTCATAGCAGAATATTGTAGGTCATTGGATTACATATTTGATTGTGAAGAGATTAAGATTGcaaatggaaaaacaaagttGCTTTCATCATTAGAACATCTAGAATTGCGTTACTTGCCAAAGATGTCGCATATATGGAATGGTGACCATCAAACCATAAGCCTTAATAACTTGAAGAAAATAGATATTCAATTATGCTATAATTTAACAAACCTATTTTCAGCAACTCTACTCCCAGGCCTTATATGTTTGGAAAAAATATATGTAGTAGGTTGCAATGAATTAAAGGAAATCTTTGAGAAAAAAGAAGGTTTAGATAAGCAGTTTGGCCACCCTATAACTTCCCCGAGTTTGCAAAACTTGACTTCTATACACATTCGCGATTGTCGTAAATTAAGAAAACTGTTCTCCCCCTCCATTGCGAAATGGCTGGCGATGCTCAAAAGACTTGTTGTACAGTGGTGTTCATCAATACAAGAAATAATCACAAGTGAGGAAGGAGACAAAAAAGAGTCAATAGAGAGGTTGATTTTTCCTAGTTTGTCCTACTTAGAACTTGGATGTTTAGGAAGCCTCACTTGCTTTAGCTCAGGGCTGTATGTTATTGAATTCCCAACATTGGAGAGGTTGGAGATATATAGATGTCGAAAGATGAAGACCTTTGGAAAGAGAGAGCATGTGACACCCAAGCTTGAACAAGTGATTCTAGATCGGAAAAAGCGTTGGAATGGCAGCATTAATACCACATTGCATGAGTTCTTCAATGAAAAGGTAagtatttgataattataagagAGATGCATCttctatttaattattcaatgatgatgtaattaattttataaataataagtaattgAAGACATTTTTCGAAAGTGTAATATAAATTCAGAATTGTCTTTGACGACATAATTGAAGATATTGCTAATGCTCTGTATAGGTAGAAGAAGAGGACTATGATACGAGGCACTTCAAACttattgtttgatgaaatgcatgtgaggtaatttatttttacttaatggATATAGCTACTTTGTTAaaggtttttaaattttcttaaacatTGTTTctataaaagtatattttaaattattgaataacGTTTTACTACTGGTAAAAACTTATGGTAAAAATGAAccaaaatttatggtaaaaatGCTATGAAtcatttttacatgtttttcaATAACCAACGTTTGTTAGTGCTTTGCAGACGAGCAAGAAGAAGAGGGATGGTGTCATAGAGATTGAGATGTTAATCATTGCCAACTGCAATAGTGTGCacatgattttatgtttattcttTGTAATTCAtgcataatatttttcttttattattgtatttagtttttttttcagAGATATAACTCATTATGtctgcattattattatttttttaccaataagatatattattaggaagtttattataattgaaatttatatatttattttttatcaataaacaaaCTACTGCTATGATCATTGGCCTACTTTGGTGCCGTTCGAATGCTTCAACTCTACAGCGACTTCAGGATCAGGCAAGGCAACATTCTCTTAAACCAACTAAACTTGAACCAATTGCTCCTTTTTGCCTTAGTTTGTTTATTGGCTTGTTAATCTGTATTCAGGCGGGTCTGTTGTTCTTTATTTCAGTGTTTTGGAGCTTCTTTCAATTATTAACAACCATTTTCACTTTCCCAGAAGAAAGAGCAATGCTATCTAAGGAAAGATCTGCGGACATGTACAAAACTCAGCGCCCATTTTTTAGCCAGAAACACTAGTGATCTTCCCTTGGATCTCATTCTGCCTATTGTGTTCCTTGTGATAGTCTATCTTATGGTTGGATAGAAGATGAACCTCACTGCCTTTTCTCTGACAATGCTCACAGTTTTCCTCAGCGTTATATCTTCTCAGGTGTCAAACATCTCATAGTATCTGAAATTAAGACACTTCAATACTGTACTTGATTAATTATAGCACCTTCTTTGAACTTGAAAATTTCAGGGTCTCGGACTAGTCATAGGTGCAGCATCCATGGATGTGAAGAAAGCAACAAAATTGGCATCCATTGTTGTTCTGACCTTTATGCTTTCTGGTGGATTCTTTATCCAGGATAGAAGAAATTGTCTAACAAATGCCTCAAGCTAGTTACACGGAGTCTTATAATTGATACTTAATGGGTTGTTTTGTATAATGATTTGGTGCAGAATGTTCCACATTTTATGAGATGGGTGGACTACATCTCTTTCAATAATCACTCATACAGGCTTCTCCTGAAAATCCAGTTCAGTTGCTCTAATTCAGGTCCTCGTGATTCTTCCTTAATCAGAAAACTCAGACAAGATCAAGGTGGCTCAGAAGTGGGAGCTTTGGTGGCCATGATTGTAGGATATTGGCAGCAGAGTCTACTGCCAACAATTATAGCAGTAAAGATGAATTGTGTCACACGGATACAGCTGAAATACTCAAAGCGTCTCTCCCGAAGGCCTCTCCTCAAGAGAATTGAGAACTGTTCCCACTAAGTGGCTTCACTTTCCCTGGAGTTTAACTTCTCCTGCATCTCCATCTCACCTTCTATCACCACAGGTTTTAAGATCTTTCTCTTCTCGGTTTTCGTTCCTTGAGCTTCATAGGCCTCCACAAGGTACTGCATATTAGAAAATCTATAATTAGATCAACATGCAACAGTATTTCATCAAATAGCTAAAAATCATTATTGGCAGTGTTATTGATATTGACCTCATGAACATCAGAAGGAGAGGGCTCTCCATTTTGACAACTCTGGTTTCCAGTTCCAGGTGGCAAATTGGCCTGTATTTTTTATGGAAATGTTGTCATTTATGTTCCCATTTGCAAGATCAATGAGAAACTCTGCTGGGTTCATGGCTATGAGAGGAGAGCAACCGATTGAAGAGAAATATGGCATGGCTTCCAAAGCTTTTCCTGAGTATAAAGAACTCCCTTTACCCAACCGTATGAGTTTGTCAAACTCACTGAAGAGTGTACGAAAACTGTTTCTGTAAAGAAGGTTGTTGGAGTAATATATATTACCATTGTGTATGATGTTTGAGTAGCTGtttgtttctatctttttttcttttttttggccACTTATGGATGATATGAAGGCGGTGGATGTGAAATGCAGCAAAATTAAGTCTGAGAGTAATGTAGGTTACTAATGTGTATGAGCTTTGAGTGGTTCAATTATGGTGTATGTAGAATTGATTATTGGTTGTAACCTAGTGCCTATGATTTGATGAATGTGTGTAAATAGGGAGCAAAATCTAAAATGACGATTTGTGATTCTTTGGTTTTGATGATGGAGAATGCAGGGAGTTGCTTGTGTTCATGTATCCTTATTTTgtggaaatttttcttatcattttgtaaattttgatgtgtattattcttaattgttattgttattaatttttttgatagaCTAAGTTGTTGTTGTGCTTGTGcagttgatataaaatttggaagggGCACGTTGGTGGTGTGATGAACCATTGATTGACAAACTATTATTTGATTCTCAGCGCTTGAATGTGGTTTCTTGAGAGAGGCCTGGACccattgatttgattttcatgTTAGCAtgtttattgatttataatgtTGCATGCacatctctttttattatgtttgctACTGGTTTGTTCATTGATATTATGCTTTGAGTTTTTGATTGATACATCTATTTGCCTTTTGCAGTTGTGTGGTGGTAAGGCTTCAGAAGGGGATTTGTCGGTGCCTTGCTGTCTCTGTCTTCAACTGCAGTGGTAATATTTTGCCAAGTACTTGTCTAGCTGGTGTATACTTGATGCTGGCACTGGCAATAGTCTGATCCTTCAAGAACTTGCTAAGCAGGGGTACACTCTGAGATTTTTGCCTATAGTTCTGGTATTATGTGCtatattaatctaaaattttttaaatataatttagtattttacttGCAGGTAGATCTGCATCATGttcattctttctttatatGGGAACATAATACACATGCTGTATGGTTTTGAAGAGTCATTGCTGGAGTTTTAAGATATGAGATAACATGTTATCATCTAGGATATAATATGGTATTATGCATGTTTTTCCAGATGTGGGTACATTGTGACATAGAGAGAACTATTATTCTTGATGCTATTATAATGTAAAGCTATAGAGTCCTAAACTATAGTAGGATAGTCTTATTTGGACTTCAGATTAAAGACACCGAACCAAAGAATGTGACTTTCGCTTTCCTCAGTTATCATTTGTATGTGTTTACTGGTTTCCCTTTTCTCCTTTCATTTGGGAGAGCATGAAATAATTAAGCAACTTATTTCCATATTTATAGATTCTAGAATCCCAGCTTCTATGTAAAATTCATTGTTCTTGCaggatttaaaatttaacatacatTTAGTCTAAGTCTTTCCTTGTGTATGTAAGGCAAAGATATACTATTTTATTAGCAGTTAGCCCTGGGTTTTAACTCCCCTTGGTACCACATGCTTGGATATATTTTGACTATCAAGATTTTAAGATGTGACATAGTCCTCAGCTTAGAACTCAGTGAATTCATTACAAAATGTAGGCAGAGTTTTAGCgacaaataaataaagcaaCATTTCGTAACTGTTTtagcaacaaataaaataaagcatgTCTTCCATCCTTTGAATTTTCATGAGCCCATTTTTATCAGATGTGAATTGTTCAGTTGTATAATAGGTTACAACCTATAattaatctatatatttttttttattgtttaggACAAATGGAATTACCTTGTAAGTGTTTTATAAATCTCTGGTTTGCCCTTTTCTTAACCAGGAAGCTAGTGTAGCAATCTCAGGAGCTGGTGTCTTgggaaacttaaatttgagagtGGAATTCATAGAGTTCAGGTTTCAACTATAAGCCATTTGACTTGCAATGTATGGTATTGTAGCAGAAATTACAAACAGTTATCATTTTGCAGTGTGTTCTTGTGACAGAGAAGCCTGGAGGAGGTCATACCAGTGCTGTCTCTGTTCCTATCCTTCCTCAGGCTGATGAGATGCTGAACGAATTGCAGTTGattgaatgataatttttgttatggtGCCACAATTTTATGGTCATTTTTCTTTACAACTGTCACCATTGCAGTATTGGAAGTTGATACGTACCCATGAATTGACAGCAAGCAGACCCCCAAACTGACTGTTCCAGCTACTGAGTAGCTCCTCCAGATGGTTCCAGGTCAAGTTTTCCTTCCCCTCCAACTCACCTCAATCACTCAAGCAATATTTCCACAATCTGAATGCAATACGACAACTAAAAATTGGAGAAAAGAGCTCAAGCAATTCAACAGCAAAGAAATAGCGGATACTATTGATAACACcaattataattcattataatAACCATGATAGTCTAGCCTCCCTCCGGGAGGGATTTAAATCAAAACATAGAGTTATTTTAGGAAACAAAATCAATGTCAATATTTCCTATGTTAATGACAATATTCCccaaatcaataataatatatttttctgcCCATTATCTTCTTTGTTTCCTCTTATATGCTGGGATCTATCTGCTGCCTTGCATATCTTTTGGTTGCCCAAAATTAGTAGCTTCAATATGTTCTGGATTTTCCAAACTGCCCTACTGCTCTCTGCCTGCATTTGGTTTTTTGGTCCTGTGTGCATAAACCTTTGTTATTAGATTTCCATCAgaaatattgtaatattttatgatgCTCAATCTCACTGATTTCTATGTTTTGAGGATTTGCAGGTAGATTTCCAGTTGAGGAATGAAGATTTGGGGATTGATACTTACAGATCTGGTGGTTCAGGTGGTCAGCATGCAAATACCACCACTACTGCTGtccaaataaatcatattccAAGGGGAGGGGGATGACTGTGTCCATCCAAGACGAACGATCTCAACATATGGTAAAGATTTTTTACTTACATTCCTGAGTAATCGATTAAAATATGCCCGCTAGATCAGTTTGTTGATCACCATTCCTTTGTAACATGTCATATTAAGGCCTATGTTTGAGTGCCAGCTTTCCTTCAATTTCATTGCCCTTTTATAGAATATATAGAAAGATAACTTGTTGATTGTAAATATTGAAATTCCAAGTCCCTTATGATATAAACTTGTCAGATGacctcttttttcctttctcttatTTCATAAGTTACCATGAACCAAGCTACATGTATGAATCATAacaaaggagaaaatgaaaatgtagTTTTACAGGCAATGGATCTTGACTTATTACACCATTTATGTGCAATTTATTAATGTCAAGTCAAGTCTCTGCTATAGTTGCGATACGGTATCATCCCTCAGTATTAAGTAAGCTATGTACAGTGATACATGGGCTGAGTGCTTTGTGTACATcagttttagtttttctttgctTCTGAGTCTTTTGCCTTTTTGGTCATTATAACAGAACAAAACTAAGGCATTTAAGGTTCTACGTGCAAAGCTGTATGAAATGGAAAGGTCAAGAATTCAGATGAGTAGATCAAAACTTCGATCAGAGCAGGTAAGAGTGACTGTGACATGGAGATGAGCAAGTTTActattgttttttgtttgttattttctaGAATGATGAAGAGATCTTATCACTGTAAACAGATCGGTAGTAGTGATTGAATGGAGCATATCCGAACTTACAACTCGAGCCTTCCAAACATGGGTTCGAACGCTAGTGCAAGTACCTTGGATTTCTTGAGCAACAGTCAATAGGTGCCTACGTATTTTTGCATGTGTACAGTTTTCTGTGCAAGCAAatccccaattttttttttaattgtagatCATATGGAGACTTTAAGATAATTGTAATTAGAACATACTCAGTGTCATGATTATTCATATGATTGTATATACActaatacaaaagaaaattttgattatttgacaAACTATAAGAATCTGAAATTAGGTCTAAATGAGATGTATAATAATGATGATTGTCTTTTGATTGGCAAATGAAccaaaatttatggtaaaaatggtatgaatcatttttacatgtttatcaATAACCAAAGTTTGTTAATGCTTTGcagtggaagaagaagaaaagtgatCCTGTGAAAGAGATTTAGATGTGAATACAAGaatttgtaataatttgatttggttgaTCATTGCCAACTGCACATGGTTTTATGTTTATTCTTTGTAATTCATgcataacatttttctttttattttaaaaagaaactgTATCTAGTTTTTTTTAGAGGTGTGACTCAGTATGTTCCCATTATCATTGTTGTGCCATTGCGTCCTGGTTACTTCCAACAATTTGAACAAGGctaaaatggaagaaaatcaTCGGGATACAAAGgcaatatattctaaatatgaaATTGTGAACAGCTAAACCTTAGCACAATGATTAATTTTGCGGGTGCATTTGTTATTACGTGAAACTTTtctgtatataatttattagaaGATACTTCATCCATCCCTAAGGGATATCTCAATAACACTTCTGGGGCAACCATATTTTGCATGCATGACAGGGTTGGGAATTTCGTTTTGGACTGCCAATGTTATATTGCTCTTAATTGCTCTACACCACCCAACCCTTGCTTCTTTTTCAGTAATATTACCAAGAAACAACATTCTTTACAGGCGTATCGTAAAACACACAGGAAGCTTCGTATTGATGGCCTCATTTTGGCAACACATACATCAGCAACAATATCAGTTTGAGAAGGGTGAGATTGGGACGGTAACGCTGAGTTGGTGGAAAATGAAAAGGGTGACGACGGTTAAAAAGGGATAATTGCACAAAGACAAGCTATGAAGTCCTATTGATGCGACAATAGACAGCATGGTCAAGGAATTGAGATCTCAATGAATGTCAATGTAGAGGAAAAAAGACTAATCGTCGAAGGTGGAAGCGGGAATTGGAGGAAGGAGTTTTGGAATTATATGTTTTGgttggatttttatttatttttttagttccAAACAGATAACAGcatatatcaaaaaaatcatGGCAAAATGTTGTTGCCTATTTTCAGGCCTCGATTTTCTTCACTTCCTTTTCAACCTATGCAGCCTTTTTCAGCCTTGCACCAGCATGGCAGGTGTTCATCCTCTCCACACGCAGCTTGCTGTATGCCTTGAAAGACCTCATCTCTTGACTAACTTTAACAAGCTCCACCGTAGGCTTCTCAAGGGTGATAGTCATGTACGGTCCTTGTACTTGAGTTGCTGTTGCCAGTTCCTCTGGAACAGAATCACCAGCCTACATCCAAAAAAAGATCATAATAATTTGAGCATAAGATTTGGtaacaataaaatgatattgacaAACTTGTCTCTTCCAATTACCTTGACCTTGCAAGCACCACTAATTTGGCCTTGTATGTCTTCAGCATCTAAACATTGGCTTGGATTCTTTCCAGAGATCAGTTCTTGCAATGATGATCAACTGATATACTGATGGTTGGAAAAAGCTTCTTGGGAATACCCGCAGCCTAATTGAGACAGATAAAATGTTAATGTCTAGATATAGAAACAATTTCAACATTAAGTGATATAGGAAGACCAATAActgaaaacacaaaaaaaaaaaaaaaaattgtgaaagtGACAATATACCGCACACGTAAAGTGAACATACTCAGCTTCACTACATCCATGATGGCAACATTAATCCAATACTAGTTGAACTTAAAATTATAGTAACTAAAATGAATAACCTAAAATTGGGATTACCACATATCAGCAGTAAGGACATCAGATTTCAGTTATGTAAACAttgtaataacattttaaaatagtGATACTTGCAATGGGACAAagcatatttttgaattcaattcttcAATAGGGAAATAGTAACGAGACAAAATGTAACTAAACTATTTGCAAAATCTGAATCAGAATGAATTACTACTTCATCTCTAGTACTCACGAAGGAACAAAATACCTCTAAGACTATTACCTTTAAATTTAAGCACACTTTTCACTTAGATTATTCGAGTTTCGCAATTCCATTTATTCAACAGTTAGTTTTGGCACTCCAAATGGGTAGAAAACAGTTCATACAACTCAAAACAAAGATGCATGTGGTATGTGAAGAATGTACAACAAGATCCAGAAACAGATTACTGGGTAATCATTCAAACTAACAGTTGAATATTTAAActactaaatttttaaaaggaaaaaatacttttcaaacttaatatttaaaatttattttccctttACCCTACTGTGTGCGGAATTCCATCTCAGGATCTACCATACAAATCCAAACTACACTAGCTAGTGCTCACCATAAATATGTCAACCAAACAAACATTTATATCAGACATTTCAACATCACTTTGCATACGCTAAGTAATAAAGGATTTCTTTAAAACCTATAATTACTCAGACGAATTTCTAGCTCACAGAACAGTACTAACACCTCTTAACACCAAAACAGGTTCCCGATCAACCATAATCCATAATCTGATAGAGTGCAGAGACAAGACGAttgaaacaaaagtaaaaaGCTCATATATTTACGATACAAGGCGATCAAAATACAAGGAAAAAGTTCATATATCAAGAAACAAGGCGACAGAGACACAAATAAAACCTAGCATCAACTAAAGAACTCACTTTAAGTTCTTCAAGCGTGAAGCCTCTCCCAGCCCTAAGCTTCATATTGTACTTCAAAGTCTGCCCATGATTGATGAGGCGAAGAGGGCCGGCCGTCGGGCGAGGGAAGATCTTCACGGCCTTCTTTTGACGAGCTAATCAAcacaaaaaacaacaaattcaaaccCACAGCACAAAGCAAAAAGGCtaaatcaaaaactaaaaatgccCACCAATGCGACGCCTGATCTTGACATAGTTTTGCCAGTGCTATTTGAATTGCCCATTAGGTTTCTCAGTCACCTTTTCGCTGGAAAATGcttaaaaaattagggtttaaatttaaattgaacatgCAATTTGTGGATTTTAGACCAACTGCGGTGAACACTGTTAACTGTTTCCAAAAACTGTTAATACCATTAACGGAAGCGTTAAGTAATGCTCCGAGTTTGACAAATGTCAATTTGCCCCCCAAAAGGTCCAACATCCGTTTTCTCCCTTAACAATGACAGGTAGAATGTGGCAAATGTTCATTTGCCCCCCATAGATGGCCGACCTGCCTTATCATCTCAACACAGTGCTAGGCGTCATCAACAACCACAAGTCACACGAATAATTCACCAGAAGTAATATTTCAACacatattaacatttttaaacttacaaaaaatgaatttacttaacgaaaataaaattttaaaccccAAATTGGTTACGATACTTAATCATGACTTAAACTAACAAATAAGTATTTCTTTTGCAGAGAATTTGATTACCCAATTTAACCTGTGTGGGTTTTGTgttatctttatttcttttgttatgGGGGACTTTAGAAGCTTTTGTGCCTGCTCTCCCCACCTAATTTTTTTCACACTTTACTCCAATATGATTACAAAATCTAATACCActattttcatttctatttttatatcgGTGCTGTGGGAATTTTACTAGAGTTTATGAAATTTCACTAATATCTCAGTCTCATTGAAGATGCAACATcacatttataatatgaaatgcCACACTATGTATTAATATCCACAGCAACTGGGTCTTCCTCATCCTATTTAGAATTTTATGGTTTATTGGATCATATGCTTTGGCTTTGGGAAATGTGTAAATTATTCATATCATATTATTGTTTCAGATTGAAGAAAAGGAGATTCTATCTGAGAAgagttttgaaagaaaagagtaATGGAACAAAAGAAGCCTTGAGAGGCAAGGCTTCTTTTGTATGGAATAGAATCTATAATCTATTTGCTTTCTTTTCTACTTGAATTGCTCTATACTGTAATGCTTGTCTTTTATTGgcgttttctttctcttatcatGAGAATCTAATTGATtctttattcataaaatttgtttCCATTTTCATGCTTGCTTAAAGAGATCgttgtgaaagaaaagaatatccTTTTAAAAGATGTAGCCAACAAGTCTTGACAGAAGGAAGCAAAGAACAAATTGGTATGACTACACTAGTGAAAGAAATTCATTAACtagccaaagaagaaaaatatatgattaagtagTTATGGTGGCTGTGCACTTTGAATATTTAAAGAGAAATTCCTTTTATTCTAGATTTGAGATCATTGTCTGATATCCCGAATTTGTTCGAATTTAGATGAAATCAACTTGCAACATAAATTTGGATGAGATATGTATGTTATAATAGCTTCTATGTACAACTAAAAATTCTTGGTGGAAGTTGGCATCGGTTCGGAAGATTGACCGATAGGAAATGCATATGAAGATCTTATATATATCTCGT contains:
- the LOC123221480 gene encoding probable disease resistance protein At4g27220 produces the protein MEITTSISGEIACKIMGNLFVAAGDQLGYLFHYNDNIKDLKERVQELSGRRERVQVKIDIARRNGEYIFIDVQNWMEKVYRISAEVEKFLEDDVHANKRCLKGWCINLGQRYRFSKKAKEAALAILDLVLQEVLMFEHVSYPTTSSIVVSSSSVFSSRSFESRNSLKKKILKALINDDNINLIGIYGMGGVGKTTLVKEISQQVKEEKIYEEVVMVVVSQNPSIMKIQGEIAGKLGVTMPLWANSELARAGFLKDRIKEKERILVILDDVWERINFDEIGIPSRSDHSGCKILIISRSITVCEQMGCQKNYIVMRLSEKESWDIFSKIVGSTVEKPDINSVAREVTATCDGLTIAIVTIARALKDEDIRAWKNAVQQLKTSIPTSIQGIERNVISSLELSFNYLENEETQSLFLFCSLFPKDYKIPIECLVRYWIGLRWFGDTDMTIGDFRDTVRAIVSNIISSLLLIDDGEDCVKMHGIVHDFALTIAFKYHHKFLMKVGIDLRQWPNQDTFEEFTCTSLMTNFIRQLPGGLKCPNLQALLLRENTDLVIPNHFFQEMNDLKVLDLGKNLITSLPDSLSFLINLRTLEITNCKLGDLSIIGKLTKLEILNLSDSSIEEIPISFSQLSKLRLLDVNNCQDLKLITPGVIQSLQKLEELYINRFQNWKSESENLRCNASLVELQPLSRLTTLQLFISNLDLLPKFLSFQNLPNFILRIGGDSRDYYSLNWSGYSRNMRLRQINISTIHGWVKSLLKTTEHLRLERIDNLESIISHNQIEEGFNELKSLFIYSCKKIKCLLNTLELTPNSTFHNLEKLRLNDNPNLVEVCNGDLPAQAFCKLKVLEVRACHKMLNVVPSQLLWKFQHLQTFIAEYCRSLDYIFDCEEIKIANGKTKLLSSLEHLELRYLPKMSHIWNGDHQTISLNNLKKIDIQLCYNLTNLFSATLLPGLICLEKIYVVGCNELKEIFEKKEGLDKQFGHPITSPSLQNLTSIHIRDCRKLRKLFSPSIAKWLAMLKRLVVQWCSSIQEIITSEEGDKKESIERLIFPSLSYLELGCLGSLTCFSSGLYVIEFPTLERLEIYRCRKMKTFGKREHVTPKLEQVILDRKKRWNGSINTTLHEFFNEKTSKKKRDGVIEIEMLIIANCNSVHMILCLFFKMNLTAFSLTMLTVFLSVISSQGLGLVIGAASMDVKKATKLASINVPHFMRWVDYISFNNHSYRLLLKIQFSCSNSGPRDSSLIRKLRQDQGGSEVGALVAMIVGYWQQSLLPTIIAKERALHFDNSGFQFQVANWPVFFMEMLSFMFPFARSMRNSAGFMAMRGEQPIEEKYGMASKAFPEYKELPLPNRMSLSNSLKSVRKLFLCVVVRLQKGICRCLAVSVFNCSGNILPSTCLAGVYLMLALAIV